In Salmo salar chromosome ssa03, Ssal_v3.1, whole genome shotgun sequence, a single genomic region encodes these proteins:
- the lhx8a gene encoding LIM/homeobox protein Lhx8a isoform X3: MYWKSEQMLACSEVDDIENGFNSTFDSTGTSDYIFGDESYSPSSSLSSLTLQTMASASLGKSLCTSCGLEIVDKYLLKVNNLCWHVNCLSCSMCQTPLGRHVSCYIKDEVVFCKLDYFRKYGTRCAHCGRNMHSKDWVRRAKGNTYHLACFACFSCKRQLSTGEEFALVEERVLCRIHYDCMLDNLKQAMESGKQHLKGVTVEGAPPSEQEGSHPKPAKRARTSFTTDQLQVMQAQFAQDNNPDAQTLQKMAERTGLSRRVIQVWFQNCRARHKKHVSPQHHVPSAAMLSLQQSRLSLPLMEDLHYTSYIPTDTPVLTALHTYMDVHSPSSLVFQPLLSHSMTQLPISHA, encoded by the exons ATGTATTGGAAAAGCGAACAAATGTTGGCTTGCTCCGAGGTGGatgacattgaaaatgggtttaACTCGACCTTCGACAGCACG GGCACATCGGATTACATTTTTGGAGATGAGTCGTATTCACCATCTTCGTCTTTGTCTTCCTTGACACTGCAGACGATGGCATCAGCCTCTCTGGGGAAAAGCCTTTGTACAAGTTGTGGTTTGGAGATAGTTGACAAATACCTACTCAAG GTGAACAACTTGTGTTGGCACGTGAACTGCCTCTCGTGCAGCATGTGCCAAACTCCTCTAGGAAGACATGTCAGTTGCTACATCAAAGACGAGGTGGTGTTCTGCAAACTCGACTACTTCAG GAAGTATGGAACTCGATGTGCCCACTGTGGCAGGAACATGCACTCCAAAGACTGGGTGAGGAGAGCAAAGGGCAACACCTACCACCTGGCCTGCTTCGCCTGCTTCTCCTGCAAGCGCCAGCTCTCCACGGGGGAGGAATTTGCCCTGGTTGAGGAAAGGGTGCTGTGTCGAATCCACTACGACTGCATGCTGGACAACCTGAAACAGGCCATGGAAAGTGGTAAGCAACATTTAAAAG GTGTTACTGTAGAGGGAGCCCCACCATCAGAGCAAGAAGGGTCTCACCCCAAACCAGCTAAGAGGGCTCGCACTAGCTTCACCACAGACCAGCTACAG GTGATGCAGGCCCAGTTTGCTCAGGACAACAACCCAGACGCTCAGACACTCCAGAAGATGGCAGAGAGGACTGGCCTCAGTCGCAGGGTCATTCAG GTTTGGTTCCAGAACTGTCGAGCTCGTCATAAGAAGCATGTGAGCCCTCAGCACCATGTTCCATCTGCAGCGATGTTGTCACTACAGCAGTCCAGGCTTTCTCTGCCTCTTATGGAGGATCTACACTACACATCCTACATACCAACAGACACACCTGTGCTTACAGCACTACACACTTACATGGATG TGcattctccctcctccctggTGTTCCAGCCTCTTTTATCCCATTCCATGACACAGCTGCCAATCAGCCATGCCTGA
- the lhx8a gene encoding LIM/homeobox protein Lhx8a isoform X2, producing MYWKSEQMLACSEVDDIENGFNSTFDSTGTSDYIFGDESYSPSSSLSSLTLQTMASASLGKSLCTSCGLEIVDKYLLKVNNLCWHVNCLSCSMCQTPLGRHVSCYIKDEVVFCKLDYFRKYGTRCAHCGRNMHSKDWVRRAKGNTYHLACFACFSCKRQLSTGEEFALVEERVLCRIHYDCMLDNLKQAMESGVTVEGAPPSEQEGSHPKPAKRARTSFTTDQLQVMQAQFAQDNNPDAQTLQKMAERTGLSRRVIQVWFQNCRARHKKHVSPQHHVPSAAMLSLQQSRLSLPLMEDLHYTSYIPTDTPVLTALHTYMDGEQNQHITVHSPSSLVFQPLLSHSMTQLPISHA from the exons ATGTATTGGAAAAGCGAACAAATGTTGGCTTGCTCCGAGGTGGatgacattgaaaatgggtttaACTCGACCTTCGACAGCACG GGCACATCGGATTACATTTTTGGAGATGAGTCGTATTCACCATCTTCGTCTTTGTCTTCCTTGACACTGCAGACGATGGCATCAGCCTCTCTGGGGAAAAGCCTTTGTACAAGTTGTGGTTTGGAGATAGTTGACAAATACCTACTCAAG GTGAACAACTTGTGTTGGCACGTGAACTGCCTCTCGTGCAGCATGTGCCAAACTCCTCTAGGAAGACATGTCAGTTGCTACATCAAAGACGAGGTGGTGTTCTGCAAACTCGACTACTTCAG GAAGTATGGAACTCGATGTGCCCACTGTGGCAGGAACATGCACTCCAAAGACTGGGTGAGGAGAGCAAAGGGCAACACCTACCACCTGGCCTGCTTCGCCTGCTTCTCCTGCAAGCGCCAGCTCTCCACGGGGGAGGAATTTGCCCTGGTTGAGGAAAGGGTGCTGTGTCGAATCCACTACGACTGCATGCTGGACAACCTGAAACAGGCCATGGAAAGTG GTGTTACTGTAGAGGGAGCCCCACCATCAGAGCAAGAAGGGTCTCACCCCAAACCAGCTAAGAGGGCTCGCACTAGCTTCACCACAGACCAGCTACAG GTGATGCAGGCCCAGTTTGCTCAGGACAACAACCCAGACGCTCAGACACTCCAGAAGATGGCAGAGAGGACTGGCCTCAGTCGCAGGGTCATTCAG GTTTGGTTCCAGAACTGTCGAGCTCGTCATAAGAAGCATGTGAGCCCTCAGCACCATGTTCCATCTGCAGCGATGTTGTCACTACAGCAGTCCAGGCTTTCTCTGCCTCTTATGGAGGATCTACACTACACATCCTACATACCAACAGACACACCTGTGCTTACAGCACTACACACTTACATGGATGGTGAGCAAAACCAGCACATCACAG TGcattctccctcctccctggTGTTCCAGCCTCTTTTATCCCATTCCATGACACAGCTGCCAATCAGCCATGCCTGA
- the lhx8a gene encoding LIM/homeobox protein Lhx8a isoform X4 → MYWKSEQMLACSEVDDIENGFNSTFDSTGTSDYIFGDESYSPSSSLSSLTLQTMASASLGKSLCTSCGLEIVDKYLLKVNNLCWHVNCLSCSMCQTPLGRHVSCYIKDEVVFCKLDYFRKYGTRCAHCGRNMHSKDWVRRAKGNTYHLACFACFSCKRQLSTGEEFALVEERVLCRIHYDCMLDNLKQAMESGVTVEGAPPSEQEGSHPKPAKRARTSFTTDQLQVMQAQFAQDNNPDAQTLQKMAERTGLSRRVIQVWFQNCRARHKKHVSPQHHVPSAAMLSLQQSRLSLPLMEDLHYTSYIPTDTPVLTALHTYMDVHSPSSLVFQPLLSHSMTQLPISHA, encoded by the exons ATGTATTGGAAAAGCGAACAAATGTTGGCTTGCTCCGAGGTGGatgacattgaaaatgggtttaACTCGACCTTCGACAGCACG GGCACATCGGATTACATTTTTGGAGATGAGTCGTATTCACCATCTTCGTCTTTGTCTTCCTTGACACTGCAGACGATGGCATCAGCCTCTCTGGGGAAAAGCCTTTGTACAAGTTGTGGTTTGGAGATAGTTGACAAATACCTACTCAAG GTGAACAACTTGTGTTGGCACGTGAACTGCCTCTCGTGCAGCATGTGCCAAACTCCTCTAGGAAGACATGTCAGTTGCTACATCAAAGACGAGGTGGTGTTCTGCAAACTCGACTACTTCAG GAAGTATGGAACTCGATGTGCCCACTGTGGCAGGAACATGCACTCCAAAGACTGGGTGAGGAGAGCAAAGGGCAACACCTACCACCTGGCCTGCTTCGCCTGCTTCTCCTGCAAGCGCCAGCTCTCCACGGGGGAGGAATTTGCCCTGGTTGAGGAAAGGGTGCTGTGTCGAATCCACTACGACTGCATGCTGGACAACCTGAAACAGGCCATGGAAAGTG GTGTTACTGTAGAGGGAGCCCCACCATCAGAGCAAGAAGGGTCTCACCCCAAACCAGCTAAGAGGGCTCGCACTAGCTTCACCACAGACCAGCTACAG GTGATGCAGGCCCAGTTTGCTCAGGACAACAACCCAGACGCTCAGACACTCCAGAAGATGGCAGAGAGGACTGGCCTCAGTCGCAGGGTCATTCAG GTTTGGTTCCAGAACTGTCGAGCTCGTCATAAGAAGCATGTGAGCCCTCAGCACCATGTTCCATCTGCAGCGATGTTGTCACTACAGCAGTCCAGGCTTTCTCTGCCTCTTATGGAGGATCTACACTACACATCCTACATACCAACAGACACACCTGTGCTTACAGCACTACACACTTACATGGATG TGcattctccctcctccctggTGTTCCAGCCTCTTTTATCCCATTCCATGACACAGCTGCCAATCAGCCATGCCTGA
- the lhx8a gene encoding LIM/homeobox protein Lhx8a isoform X1 produces MYWKSEQMLACSEVDDIENGFNSTFDSTGTSDYIFGDESYSPSSSLSSLTLQTMASASLGKSLCTSCGLEIVDKYLLKVNNLCWHVNCLSCSMCQTPLGRHVSCYIKDEVVFCKLDYFRKYGTRCAHCGRNMHSKDWVRRAKGNTYHLACFACFSCKRQLSTGEEFALVEERVLCRIHYDCMLDNLKQAMESGKQHLKGVTVEGAPPSEQEGSHPKPAKRARTSFTTDQLQVMQAQFAQDNNPDAQTLQKMAERTGLSRRVIQVWFQNCRARHKKHVSPQHHVPSAAMLSLQQSRLSLPLMEDLHYTSYIPTDTPVLTALHTYMDGEQNQHITVHSPSSLVFQPLLSHSMTQLPISHA; encoded by the exons ATGTATTGGAAAAGCGAACAAATGTTGGCTTGCTCCGAGGTGGatgacattgaaaatgggtttaACTCGACCTTCGACAGCACG GGCACATCGGATTACATTTTTGGAGATGAGTCGTATTCACCATCTTCGTCTTTGTCTTCCTTGACACTGCAGACGATGGCATCAGCCTCTCTGGGGAAAAGCCTTTGTACAAGTTGTGGTTTGGAGATAGTTGACAAATACCTACTCAAG GTGAACAACTTGTGTTGGCACGTGAACTGCCTCTCGTGCAGCATGTGCCAAACTCCTCTAGGAAGACATGTCAGTTGCTACATCAAAGACGAGGTGGTGTTCTGCAAACTCGACTACTTCAG GAAGTATGGAACTCGATGTGCCCACTGTGGCAGGAACATGCACTCCAAAGACTGGGTGAGGAGAGCAAAGGGCAACACCTACCACCTGGCCTGCTTCGCCTGCTTCTCCTGCAAGCGCCAGCTCTCCACGGGGGAGGAATTTGCCCTGGTTGAGGAAAGGGTGCTGTGTCGAATCCACTACGACTGCATGCTGGACAACCTGAAACAGGCCATGGAAAGTGGTAAGCAACATTTAAAAG GTGTTACTGTAGAGGGAGCCCCACCATCAGAGCAAGAAGGGTCTCACCCCAAACCAGCTAAGAGGGCTCGCACTAGCTTCACCACAGACCAGCTACAG GTGATGCAGGCCCAGTTTGCTCAGGACAACAACCCAGACGCTCAGACACTCCAGAAGATGGCAGAGAGGACTGGCCTCAGTCGCAGGGTCATTCAG GTTTGGTTCCAGAACTGTCGAGCTCGTCATAAGAAGCATGTGAGCCCTCAGCACCATGTTCCATCTGCAGCGATGTTGTCACTACAGCAGTCCAGGCTTTCTCTGCCTCTTATGGAGGATCTACACTACACATCCTACATACCAACAGACACACCTGTGCTTACAGCACTACACACTTACATGGATGGTGAGCAAAACCAGCACATCACAG TGcattctccctcctccctggTGTTCCAGCCTCTTTTATCCCATTCCATGACACAGCTGCCAATCAGCCATGCCTGA